In a single window of the Paenibacillus sp. MMS20-IR301 genome:
- the map gene encoding type I methionyl aminopeptidase, producing the protein MIIMKTMEEIEKMRAAGKILAECHRQIAQLLKPGITTWEIDQFAEKFILSQGATPEQKGYHGYPYATCASVNDVICHGFPKHEELKDGDIVTIDMVVNLNGWLADSAWSYGIGTISEQADKLLTVTKESMFKGIEQAVAGNRIGDVAHAVQVYAEANGFSVVRDFIGHGIGSEMHEKPDVPHVGPAGKGPRIKEGMVFTIEPMLNTGSYRTKMDSDGWTARTFDGGLSAQYEHTIAVTPQGTVILTEL; encoded by the coding sequence ATGATTATTATGAAGACCATGGAAGAAATCGAGAAAATGCGTGCCGCCGGTAAAATCTTGGCTGAATGCCACCGGCAGATTGCCCAGCTGCTGAAGCCCGGCATCACGACCTGGGAAATCGACCAGTTTGCCGAGAAGTTCATTCTCTCTCAAGGTGCGACCCCCGAGCAAAAGGGCTACCACGGATATCCATATGCGACCTGCGCATCAGTCAATGATGTGATCTGCCACGGCTTTCCGAAGCATGAGGAATTGAAGGACGGGGATATCGTAACAATTGATATGGTTGTCAATTTAAACGGCTGGCTGGCAGACTCGGCCTGGTCGTACGGTATTGGTACAATAAGTGAGCAAGCCGATAAACTGCTGACCGTTACTAAAGAATCAATGTTCAAAGGTATTGAGCAGGCTGTAGCCGGCAACCGGATCGGTGACGTAGCGCATGCTGTTCAGGTCTATGCCGAAGCGAACGGCTTCTCGGTCGTCCGGGATTTCATCGGGCACGGCATCGGCTCCGAAATGCATGAAAAGCCTGATGTGCCTCACGTCGGCCCGGCAGGCAAAGGCCCGCGTATTAAAGAAGGAATGGTATTCACGATCGAGCCTATGCTGAATACCGGCAGCTACCGGACTAAGATGGATTCTGACGGCTGGACTGCCCGTACCTTTGACGGCGGATTGTCGGCCCAGTATGAGCACACGATTGCTGTTACACCGCAGGGTACGGTTATTTTGACAGAGCTGTAA
- a CDS encoding PAS domain S-box protein, with product MATDKNCKNQHRSPTEEQCMDHYGCIYENNHLITLLVDPQNGGIVDANRVACDFYGYRLREFRKLRISDLTADREQGVQQFVEKALPTDEAQKNRVFTDRHVLASGQAIDVEVHTGMMTMLGRNCVYTVIHDISERVRSEKRLRESEERYRDLVELCPEAILVYSGGTILFANRQAERMFGNKKNELVGKGLEDFFNEVYFQSAEHNKLQTTGLLKERFRIEQRLIRIQDNRVFDLEISGVPVIYEEEKALQLVLRDITDSKREIERAVRLQEHRHAVSFPLEGKAVLEKLYIPARTLSGDFFIFHKINEEQVIGIIGDVTGKGITAALNISALRVLFMDSLMNTQDPLQMLKDLNNKALQHLGEDYFAACCFRLDFTAGVLKAAGAGINEFLFVPGGSSSERITVKGTPLGMFADSEFEETSIPFASGDRFCFYSDGMELRFDSEELAAERGYLLERLAGAALQDDCTWFSLNIK from the coding sequence ATGGCAACAGACAAAAATTGCAAAAATCAGCACCGTTCTCCCACCGAGGAGCAGTGCATGGACCATTACGGCTGCATCTATGAGAACAACCATCTCATCACGCTGCTGGTAGATCCGCAGAACGGGGGCATTGTTGATGCGAACCGGGTCGCTTGCGACTTTTACGGCTACAGGCTCCGGGAGTTCAGGAAGCTGCGGATCAGCGATCTGACAGCAGACCGGGAACAGGGGGTTCAGCAGTTCGTAGAGAAGGCACTGCCTACGGATGAGGCGCAGAAGAACCGTGTATTTACAGATCGTCATGTCCTGGCCAGCGGACAGGCCATAGATGTTGAGGTTCATACTGGTATGATGACGATGCTGGGCCGGAACTGCGTATATACAGTGATTCATGATATCAGTGAGCGGGTCCGCTCAGAGAAGCGGCTGAGGGAAAGTGAAGAGCGCTACAGGGATCTGGTTGAACTGTGCCCTGAGGCGATTCTTGTCTATAGCGGCGGTACCATTCTGTTTGCCAACCGGCAGGCTGAGCGGATGTTCGGCAACAAGAAGAATGAGCTGGTCGGTAAAGGGCTTGAGGATTTTTTCAATGAAGTCTACTTTCAAAGCGCGGAGCATAACAAGCTGCAGACGACCGGGCTGCTGAAGGAAAGGTTCCGGATTGAACAGCGGCTGATCCGTATACAGGATAACCGGGTTTTTGATCTTGAGATATCAGGCGTACCGGTCATTTATGAGGAGGAAAAGGCGCTGCAGCTTGTGCTGCGGGATATCACGGACAGCAAGCGGGAGATTGAACGGGCCGTGCGGCTGCAGGAGCACCGTCATGCAGTGTCTTTTCCGCTGGAGGGCAAGGCCGTGCTTGAGAAGCTGTATATTCCTGCTAGAACGTTAAGCGGCGATTTTTTTATTTTTCACAAAATTAATGAAGAACAGGTCATCGGCATCATCGGCGATGTTACCGGCAAGGGGATTACAGCGGCGCTGAATATTTCGGCTCTGCGGGTGCTCTTCATGGACAGTCTGATGAACACGCAGGACCCCCTTCAGATGCTGAAGGACCTGAACAACAAAGCACTGCAGCATCTTGGAGAGGATTATTTCGCTGCCTGCTGCTTCCGGCTTGATTTCACAGCCGGCGTGCTGAAGGCGGCGGGAGCCGGAATCAATGAATTTCTCTTTGTCCCCGGCGGCAGCAGCAGTGAGCGGATTACAGTGAAGGGGACCCCGCTCGGAATGTTTGCGGACAGTGAATTTGAGGAGACCAGCATTCCGTTTGCTTCCGGGGACCGGTTCTGCTTCTACAGTGACGGAATGGAGCTCAGGTTTGACAGTGAAGAGCTTGCGGCAGAGCGCGGTTATCTGCTGGAGCGGCTGGCCGGGGCGGCACTGCAGGATGATTGCACCTGGTTCAGCCTGAACATTAAATAA
- a CDS encoding ATP-binding protein translates to MGAVQKEVMLRGLECHQMIIDGIIEELNLEAYAFDIRLILIEAVTNAYYHGNLSDCSKPITIRYLLRDKLLKLQIEDSGAGGGVLLFPETISNEELLEDGGRGLYLIRCFSDTVERVDNTMYISKSICSS, encoded by the coding sequence ATGGGCGCTGTTCAGAAGGAAGTGATGCTCCGCGGTCTGGAGTGTCATCAGATGATCATTGACGGAATCATTGAGGAGCTTAACTTGGAAGCCTATGCTTTTGATATCCGCCTGATTCTGATTGAAGCGGTAACTAATGCCTACTATCACGGTAATCTTAGTGACTGCAGCAAACCGATTACGATCCGTTATCTGCTGAGGGACAAGCTGCTGAAGCTGCAGATTGAGGATTCCGGGGCGGGGGGTGGCGTGCTGCTGTTCCCGGAGACGATCAGCAATGAAGAGTTGCTGGAAGACGGAGGAAGAGGCTTGTATCTGATCCGCTGTTTCTCGGATACCGTAGAGAGGGTCGATAACACGATGTATATCAGCAAAAGTATCTGTTCCTCATAG